A window of Amblyraja radiata isolate CabotCenter1 chromosome 25, sAmbRad1.1.pri, whole genome shotgun sequence contains these coding sequences:
- the tfip11 gene encoding tuftelin-interacting protein 11, whose protein sequence is MSMAHLYGKDGTDDEVEMERFEISDWDLENEFNPDRVRHRQTKEDAIYGMWAENDSDDERPSFGGKRSKDYTAPVNFISAGLRRTTDEENEKEKDSDESDEEKVKREEFQKEFAPQKLKTGGFFKSHSKGFAGGYRTNQELGTWEKHTKGIGQKLLQKMGYVPGRGLGKNAQGIVAPIEAKMRKGKGAIGAYGSERTEQSLKDFPIVDSDEDADEDFLKEMSQWRKDPTGGKKKPKYNYKTVEELKAKGTTSLGRKMAAPQTELSQVKVIDMTGKEQKVYYSYSQITQKHDIPDDMQSLSKDAKSEGFSLPELEHNLELLIEMTEQEIIQNDRQLQYEKDMVINISHENEKLSEVLEHEGKIIDKLSHILQIVEDCEKRLQPSCESPLTLEECANIFEMLQEKYFEEYKMFDLAELSIAVVFPLLREYFKAWNPLQDNEYGLEVMSKWRKLLERDQLQHGGCDMLSMDPYHRLMWEVWMPSARNIVSQWLPRNCAPMVDFLENWMPVVPLWILDNILEQLVFPKLQREVESWNPLTDTVPIHAWIHPWLPLMQMRLEPLYSPIRNKLSNALQKWHPSDSSAKLILLPWKDVFTPGSWEAFMVKNIVPKLGMCVSEFVINPHQQHMDAFHWVMDWEDMISPSSLIGLLEKNFFGKWLQVLCSWLSNSPNYEEITKWYLGWKSMFSDQVLAHPTVKEKFNEALDIMNRAVTSTVGGYMQPGARENIAYLTHTERRRDFQYEAMQERREAENMAHRGIGVTSTSIPMNFKDLIQAKAEEHNIVFMPLMGKRHEGKQLYTFGRIIIYIDRGVVFVQGEKTWVPTSLQSLIDMAK, encoded by the exons CTCCAAAGATTACACAGCTCCAGTGAACTTCATCAGCGCTGGACTCCGTCGAACAACAGATGAGGAAAATGAAAAAGAGAAGGATTCTGATGAATCTGATGAAGAGAAGGTTAAAAGAGAAGAATTTCAAAAAGAGTTTGCACCACAGAAATTGAAAACT GGTggcttttttaaatctcattcgaaAGGATTCGCAGGAGGATATCGGACAAACCAGGAACTCGGCACCTGGGAAAAACACACAAAAGGGATTGGACAGAAGCTGCTACAGAAGATGGGTTACGTGCCTGGGAGAGGTCTTGGAAAGAATGCCCAAG GTATCGTAGCACCAATTGAGGCAAAGATGAGGAAGGGGAAAGGAGCAATCGGTGCTTACGGGTCTGAACGAACAGAACAGTCGCTGAAAGACTTTCCTATCGTTGACTCGGATGAGGATGCTGATGAG GATTTCCTGAAAGAGATGAGCCAATGGCGAAAGGATCCCACAGGTGGAAAGAAGAAACCGAAGTACAACTACAAAACGGTGGAGGAGCTGAAGGCAAAGGGAACAACAAGCCTAGGCAGGAAAATGGCTGCACCGCAGACTGAACTCTCACAAGTCAAG GTTATAGACATGACGGGAAAGGAACAGAAAGTGTATTACAGTTACAGCCAGATAACCCAGAAGCACGACATTCCTGACGATATGCAGTCACTGAGCAAAGATGCCAAGTCAGAGGGGTTCTCCCTCCCAGAGCTGGAGCACAACCTGGAGCTGCTGATCGAGATGACGGAGCAGGAAATCATCCAGAATGATCGCCAGCTGCAGTATGAGAAGGACATGGTCATCAACATCTCCCACGAGAACGAGAAGCTCTCGGAGGTCCTAGAGCACGAGGGGAAGATCATAGACAAGCTCAGCCATATCCTGCAGATCGTGGAGGATTGcgagaagagactgcagcccagcTGCGAAAGCCCATTGACattggaagaatgtgcaaacatttTTGAAATGTTGCAGGAGAAATATTTTGAAGAGTATAAGATGTTTGACCTGGCGGAACTTTCCATTGCTGTTGTATTTCCACTACTGAGAGAATACTTTAAGGCCTGGAATCCTTTACAG GATAACGAGTATGGTTTGGAGGTCATGTCTAAGTGGCGGAAACTTCTGGAACGAGACCAACTGCAACATGGAGGTTGTGACATGTTGTCTATGGACCCGTACCACag GTTAATGTGGGAGGTGTGGATGCCGTCCGCACGTAACATTGTGTCCCAGTGGCTGCCCAGGAATTGTGCTCCCATGGTTGATTTCTTGGAGAACTGGATGCCTGTGGTCCCTCTTTGGATATTGGACAATATTCTTGAACAATTGGTTTTCCCTAAACTACAGCGTGAG GTTGAAAGCTGGAATCCCTTGACGGACACAGTCCCGATCCATGCCTGGATCCACCCCTGGCTGCCTCTAATGCAGATGCGCCTTGAGCCACTATATTCCCCCATCCGCAATAAGCTTTCCAATGCATTGCAGAAGTGGCATCCCAGCGACTCGTCTGCAAAACTGATCCTGTTGCCCTGGAAAGATGTGTTTACACCAGGATCCTGGGAAGCCTTCATGGTTAAAAATATTGTTCCaaaattag GAATGTGTGTGTCTGAGTTTGTAATCAATCCGCACCAGCAGCACATGGATGCCTTCCACTGGGTGATGGACTGGGAGGACATGATCTCACCATCTAGCCTCATCGGATTGCTTGAGAAAAATTTCTTTGGAAAGTGGTTGCAG GTGCTGTGTTCGTGGCTCAGTAACAGCCCAAATTATGAAGAGATCACAAAATGGTACCTGGGCTGGAAGTCCATGTTCTCGGACCAGGTCCTGGCCCACCCGACCGTCAAAGAGAAGTTTAATGAAGCCCTGGACATCATGAACCGTGCTGTCACCTCCACTGTTG GTGGCTACATGCAGCCAGGAGCTCGAGAAAACATTGCCTACCTGACCCACACGGAACGCCGGAGGGACTTCCAGTACGAGGCCATGCAGGAGCGGCGTGAGGCTGAGAACATGGCTCACCGCGGCATCGGAGTCACATCAACCTCCATCCCCATGAACTTCAAGGACCTGATTCAGGCCAAGGCTGAAGAGCACAACATCGTCTTCATGCCTTTGATGGGCAAACGTCATGAGGGGAAACAGCTCTACACATTTGGGCGGATCATCATCTACATTGACAGAGGGGTTGTGTTTGTACAGGGAGAGAAGACTTGGGTGCCAACGTCACTTCAGAGCCTCATTGATATGGCTAAGTAA